A genomic segment from Micromonospora echinaurantiaca encodes:
- a CDS encoding HAD family hydrolase, which produces MVRSRKVTVSTDAHGHTAGWAETDPAAPTPPEPDPTAAAFFDVDNTMMQGASIYWFARGLAARKYFTTSDLVRFAWQQLRFRLLATEHAGDMSQAKEAALAFIEGWRVEDVERLTEEIFDELMAPRIWSGTRRLAQRHLDAGERVWLVSAAPVEIGRVIAARLGLTGAIGTVAEIVDGAYTGRLVGDLMHGPAKAEAITQLAAVEGLDLSRCAAYSDSSNDLPMLSAVGRAVAVNPDGTLLRQARQQGWEVRDFRTGRRAVKIAVPSTAAAGLVAGAVTAGLALHRRRRAN; this is translated from the coding sequence GTGGTCCGCAGCCGCAAGGTGACCGTCAGCACCGACGCCCACGGTCACACCGCCGGCTGGGCGGAAACGGACCCGGCGGCGCCGACTCCCCCGGAGCCGGACCCGACCGCGGCGGCCTTCTTCGACGTGGACAACACGATGATGCAGGGCGCCTCGATCTACTGGTTCGCCCGCGGGCTCGCCGCGCGCAAGTACTTCACCACCTCCGACCTGGTCCGGTTCGCCTGGCAGCAGCTCCGGTTCCGGCTGCTCGCCACCGAGCACGCCGGCGACATGTCGCAGGCCAAGGAGGCGGCCCTCGCCTTCATCGAGGGCTGGCGGGTGGAGGACGTGGAGCGGCTCACCGAGGAGATCTTCGACGAGCTGATGGCGCCACGGATCTGGAGCGGCACCCGGCGGCTGGCCCAGCGCCACCTCGACGCCGGCGAGCGGGTCTGGCTGGTCAGCGCCGCGCCGGTGGAGATCGGCCGGGTGATCGCGGCCCGCCTCGGGCTGACCGGCGCGATCGGCACGGTGGCCGAGATCGTCGACGGCGCGTACACCGGACGGTTGGTCGGCGACCTGATGCACGGCCCAGCCAAGGCCGAGGCGATCACCCAGCTGGCCGCGGTCGAAGGGCTGGACCTGAGCCGGTGCGCCGCCTACAGCGACTCGTCGAACGACCTGCCGATGCTGTCGGCGGTGGGCCGGGCGGTGGCGGTCAACCCGGACGGCACCCTGCTGCGGCAGGCCCGGCAGCAGGGCTGGGAGGTGCGGGACTTCCGCACCGGGCGTCGAGCGGTCAAGATCGCCGTACCGTCCACCGCCGCCGCGGGCCTGGTCGCCGGGGCGGTCACCGCCGGCCTGGCGCTGCACCGCCGCCGCCGCGCCAACTGA
- a CDS encoding lysophospholipid acyltransferase family protein yields MPDRPGDHWDRKVANGLAFLRRRLAGDYEVDEFGFDPELTSAVFHPLLRVLYRDWFRTEVTGIEHVPTDGAGLVVGNHSGTVALDALILSAALHDRHPARRYLRLLGADLVFRMPVVSELARKSGGTVACNPDAERLLGNGELVGVFPEGFKGVGKLYSERYKLQRFGRGGFVSAALRTGTPIVPVAIVGGEEIYPMLADIKPLARLLKLPYFPVTPTFPWLGPLGMVPLPSKWLIEFCPPIPTAHLTDSADDPLVVFNLADQVRETIQQTLHKLLERRPDPFGP; encoded by the coding sequence GTGCCGGACCGGCCGGGCGACCACTGGGACCGCAAGGTGGCCAACGGCCTGGCCTTCCTGCGCCGCCGGCTGGCCGGCGACTACGAGGTGGACGAGTTCGGCTTCGACCCGGAGCTGACCAGCGCGGTCTTCCACCCGCTGCTGCGGGTGCTCTACCGGGACTGGTTCCGCACCGAGGTCACCGGCATCGAACACGTGCCCACCGACGGCGCCGGCCTGGTGGTGGGCAACCACTCCGGCACGGTGGCGCTGGACGCGTTGATCCTCTCGGCGGCCCTGCACGACCGGCACCCGGCGCGCCGCTACCTGCGCCTGCTCGGCGCCGACCTGGTCTTCCGGATGCCGGTCGTCTCCGAGCTGGCCCGCAAGTCCGGTGGCACGGTGGCCTGCAACCCGGATGCTGAGCGGCTGCTCGGCAACGGCGAGCTGGTCGGCGTCTTCCCGGAGGGCTTCAAGGGCGTCGGCAAGCTCTACTCCGAGCGCTACAAGCTGCAGCGCTTCGGCCGCGGCGGGTTCGTCTCGGCGGCGCTGCGCACCGGCACCCCGATCGTTCCGGTGGCCATCGTCGGCGGCGAGGAGATCTATCCGATGCTCGCCGACATCAAGCCGCTCGCCCGGCTGCTCAAGCTGCCGTACTTCCCGGTCACGCCGACCTTCCCGTGGCTCGGCCCGCTGGGCATGGTGCCGCTGCCGAGCAAGTGGCTGATCGAGTTCTGCCCGCCGATCCCGACCGCCCACCTGACCGACTCCGCGGACGACCCGCTGGTGGTGTTCAATCTCGCCGACCAGGTGCGGGAGACCATCCAGCAGACCCTGCACAAGCTGCTGGAGCGCCGGCCAGACCCGTTCGGCCCCTGA
- a CDS encoding NAD-dependent epimerase/dehydratase family protein — translation MTPGGTPGAPGVVVVTGVGRYLGAHVAARLAADPRIERVIGVDPPEPGAEFTDLLDRVERIRVDAGSLGGLLADLEVDAVVHLALVSAPDQQHGGRSAMKEQNVIGTMQLLAACQRAPRLRKLVVRSSTAAYGASFRDPAVFTEETEPREVPRGGFARDILDIEAYVRGFRRRRSDVTATVLRFAPFIGSTADTTLTRYFSQPVVPTVFGRDPRLQFLHFDDALEVLHRSIVEDHPGTYNVAGPGVLSLSQAIRRAGRVAVPVLEPGLSGAAALARNLGFGRYGLDQVDLFVHGRVVDTSRLEREYDFTPRSTAAAFDDFIRAHHGGVVVSRDQLAAAERLVLDGIRQVRAAVRERT, via the coding sequence ATGACCCCCGGTGGCACCCCAGGTGCTCCGGGGGTCGTCGTCGTGACCGGGGTCGGCCGTTACCTCGGCGCGCACGTCGCCGCCCGACTCGCCGCGGACCCGCGGATCGAACGGGTCATCGGCGTCGACCCGCCGGAGCCGGGCGCCGAGTTCACCGACCTGCTCGACCGGGTCGAGCGGATCCGCGTCGACGCCGGCTCGCTCGGCGGGCTGCTGGCCGACCTGGAGGTCGACGCGGTGGTGCATCTCGCCCTGGTCAGCGCCCCGGACCAGCAGCACGGCGGCCGGTCGGCGATGAAGGAACAGAACGTCATCGGCACCATGCAGCTGCTCGCCGCCTGCCAGCGGGCGCCCCGGCTGCGCAAGCTCGTGGTCCGCTCCTCGACAGCCGCGTACGGGGCCTCGTTCCGCGACCCGGCGGTGTTCACCGAGGAGACCGAGCCGCGCGAGGTGCCGCGCGGCGGATTTGCCCGCGACATCCTCGACATCGAGGCGTACGTGCGCGGCTTCCGCCGGCGCCGGTCCGACGTCACCGCCACCGTGCTGCGCTTCGCGCCGTTCATCGGCTCGACCGCCGACACCACGCTCACCCGGTACTTCTCCCAGCCGGTGGTGCCCACCGTCTTCGGCCGCGACCCCCGGTTGCAGTTCCTGCACTTCGACGACGCGCTGGAGGTGCTGCACCGGTCGATCGTGGAGGACCATCCGGGCACCTACAACGTCGCCGGGCCGGGGGTGCTCTCGCTCTCCCAGGCGATCCGCCGGGCCGGCCGGGTGGCCGTGCCGGTGCTGGAGCCGGGCCTGTCCGGGGCCGCCGCGCTCGCCCGCAACCTCGGCTTCGGCCGGTATGGCCTCGACCAGGTCGACCTCTTCGTGCACGGCCGGGTGGTCGACACCAGCCGGCTGGAGCGCGAGTACGACTTCACCCCCCGCTCCACGGCGGCCGCCTTCGACGACTTCATCCGGGCGCACCACGGCGGCGTGGTGGTGTCCCGGGACCAACTCGCCGCCGCCGAGCGGCTCGTGCTGGACGGGATCCGGCAGGTCCGCGCCGCCGTACGGGAGCGCACATGA
- a CDS encoding 30S ribosomal protein bS22, with protein sequence MGSVVKKRRKRMAKKKHRKLLRKTRVQRRRLGK encoded by the coding sequence ATGGGCTCGGTGGTCAAGAAGCGCCGCAAGCGCATGGCTAAGAAGAAGCACCGCAAGCTGCTGCGCAAGACCCGCGTCCAGCGTCGCCGTCTCGGCAAGTGA
- a CDS encoding helix-turn-helix domain-containing protein, with protein MAGSQSDGRLSEVKFLTVAEVATVMRVSKMTVYRLVHSGELTAVRVGRSFRVPEHAVHEYLRGAFQETA; from the coding sequence ATGGCCGGGTCGCAGTCCGACGGTCGGCTGTCGGAGGTCAAGTTCCTGACCGTCGCCGAGGTGGCGACGGTGATGCGGGTGTCGAAGATGACGGTCTACCGCCTGGTGCACAGCGGTGAGCTGACCGCGGTACGGGTGGGTCGCTCGTTCCGGGTGCCCGAGCACGCGGTGCACGAATATCTCCGGGGCGCCTTTCAGGAAACCGCCTGA
- a CDS encoding ABC transporter permease: MRVAEAWRVALAALRANRLRSALTMLGVIIGVASVVILVAIGTGTKQKVEQQVEGLGSNLLLVVPGRLDVGAAPAVSPLTLADVDAVARVVGDRDRVAVTVASGATVRAGGRADFSTVQGVLETTPSVFTRELARGRYLSGSDVDTSRRVAVLGASVARALFPDRDPVGRQITVAGVRFRVIGVFGPLGQSLGVDRDDEVHVPVTAAQRLYGTQRVDGIAVKAPDRERIDELGDRIVAELTRRHPGTEFSAVTQEQILGVLGDILGVLTGVLAAIAGISLLVGGVGVSNIMLVSVRERTREIGLRKAVGARPRDIGVQFLLEAVLLTSVGGLTGMALGVGTALLVDALSPIPAAITWWSLALAFGVSAAVGIVFGVVPAQRAGRLDPVVALRAE; this comes from the coding sequence GTGAGGGTGGCGGAGGCCTGGCGGGTGGCGCTGGCCGCGCTGCGCGCCAACCGGCTGCGCAGCGCGCTGACCATGCTCGGCGTGATCATCGGGGTCGCCTCGGTGGTGATCCTGGTGGCCATCGGCACCGGCACCAAGCAGAAGGTCGAGCAGCAGGTCGAAGGGCTGGGCTCCAACCTGCTGCTGGTGGTCCCCGGCCGGCTGGACGTGGGCGCCGCCCCGGCCGTCTCCCCGCTCACCCTGGCCGACGTGGACGCCGTCGCCCGGGTGGTCGGCGACCGCGACCGGGTCGCGGTGACCGTCGCCTCCGGCGCGACCGTACGGGCCGGCGGCCGGGCCGACTTCAGCACCGTGCAGGGGGTGCTGGAGACCACCCCGTCGGTGTTCACCCGGGAACTCGCGCGGGGGCGTTACCTGAGCGGCTCCGACGTGGACACCAGCCGGCGGGTGGCGGTGCTCGGCGCCTCGGTGGCGCGCGCCCTCTTCCCCGACCGGGACCCGGTCGGGCGGCAGATCACCGTGGCCGGGGTGCGGTTCCGGGTGATCGGCGTCTTCGGCCCGCTCGGGCAGAGCCTCGGCGTGGACCGCGACGACGAGGTGCACGTCCCGGTGACCGCCGCGCAGCGGCTCTACGGCACCCAGCGGGTCGACGGCATCGCGGTGAAGGCGCCGGACCGGGAGCGGATCGACGAGCTGGGCGACCGGATCGTGGCCGAGCTGACCCGCCGGCATCCGGGCACCGAGTTCAGCGCGGTGACCCAGGAGCAGATCCTCGGTGTGCTCGGCGACATCCTGGGCGTCCTCACCGGCGTACTGGCCGCGATCGCCGGCATCTCGCTGCTGGTGGGCGGGGTCGGCGTCTCCAACATCATGCTGGTCAGCGTGCGGGAACGGACCCGGGAGATCGGCCTGCGCAAGGCGGTCGGCGCCCGGCCCCGGGACATCGGCGTGCAGTTCCTGCTGGAGGCGGTGCTGCTCACCTCGGTGGGCGGGCTCACCGGCATGGCCCTCGGCGTGGGCACCGCCCTGCTGGTGGACGCGCTGTCGCCGATCCCGGCGGCGATCACCTGGTGGTCGCTGGCGCTCGCGTTCGGCGTGTCGGCGGCGGTCGGCATCGTCTTCGGCGTGGTGCCCGCGCAGCGGGCCGGCCGCCTCGACCCGGTGGTGGCGTTGCGCGCCGAGTGA